GCCGGCCCGGTGGCGAACTTGGCGGCCATCGCGAGCGCGGTCGGGTACACCTCGGCTGCCGGCACCACCGCGTCGACGAGGCCGATGGCCAGCGCCTCGTCCGCGTCGACGAACCGGCCGGTGTAGATGAGGTCCTTCGCCTTCGCCGGCCCGATCAGCCGGGGCAGGCGTTGCGTGCCGCCGGCGCCGGGGATGATGCCGAGCAGGATCTCCGGCTGGCCCCACTTGGCGTTGTCCGCGCTGACCCGGAAGTCCGCGGTGAGGGCGAGCTCGCACCCGCCGCCCAGGGCGTACCCGGTCACGGCCGCGATCACCGGTTTCGGCACGGCGGCCAGGGCGGACAGCGCCGACGAGAGCCGACCCGCGTCGCGCAGCATGTCCTCGTGGCTCTGGCCGGCGAACTCCTTGACGTCGGCACCGGCCGCGAACACCTTCTCGCCGCCGTACAGGACAATGGCCCGGACCGCGCGGTCGCGAGAGACATCGTCAGCAGCGGCGCGCAGCTGTTCTTGCAACTCGGTGTTCAGCGCGTTCATCGGCGGGCGGTCGAGCCGGATCGTCGCGACTCCGGCGGGATGCGTTCCGCCCGTCTCCACCCGCACCAGCTCAGCCATGCTGCCCAACCCTTCGCTCGCGACCGGTACCCGAGCCTAAGGCCTGCGCGGCTAACGCTCGCGCCGAGTGCCGCAGACCTCAGACGGCGCGGGCGTACCAGCGGCCGTCGCGCCGCTCGATACGCAGCGACAGGCCGAACGTGGCCGACAGCGACTCGGCGGTGAGCACGTCCCGGGCCAGCCCGGCCGCGACCACCGCGCCCTCGCGAAGCAGCAGCACGTGCGAGATTCCCGGCGGCAACTCCTCGACGTGGTGGGTGACCAGCACCGAGGCTGGGGCG
This genomic stretch from Jatrophihabitans cynanchi harbors:
- a CDS encoding enoyl-CoA hydratase/isomerase family protein codes for the protein MAELVRVETGGTHPAGVATIRLDRPPMNALNTELQEQLRAAADDVSRDRAVRAIVLYGGEKVFAAGADVKEFAGQSHEDMLRDAGRLSSALSALAAVPKPVIAAVTGYALGGGCELALTADFRVSADNAKWGQPEILLGIIPGAGGTQRLPRLIGPAKAKDLIYTGRFVDADEALAIGLVDAVVPAAEVYPTALAMAAKFATGPALALAAAKAAVDGGLDGDLGNGLRLESHLFASLFATEDRAVGMRSFIEHGPGKAVFG